Proteins from one Fragaria vesca subsp. vesca linkage group LG6, FraVesHawaii_1.0, whole genome shotgun sequence genomic window:
- the LOC101304494 gene encoding ras-related protein RABC2a-like, with product MGSSGQSNNYDLSFKILLIGDSAVGKSSLLVSFISNSVDDLAPTIGVDFKIKLLTVGGKRIKMTIWDTAGQERFRTLTSSYYRSAQGIILVYDVTRRDTFTNLSEVWAKEVELYSTNQDCVKVLVGNKVDRESERAVSREEGIALAKDIGCMFLECSAKTRENVEHCFQELALKIMEIPSLLEEGSTVAKRNILKQKQENQAPPSCC from the exons ATGGGTTCTTCAGGGCAGAGCAACAACTACGATCTGTCCTTCAAGATCTTGCTCATCGGAGACTCTGCCGTCGGCAAAAGTAGTCTTCTTGTTAGCTTCATCTCCAACTCTGTCGACGATCTTGCTCCCACCATTG GTGTGGATTTTAAAATTAAGCTGCTCACTGTTGGTGGGAAGAGAATTAAGATGACAATTTGGGATACAG CCGGACAGGAAAGATTCAGAACATTAACAAGCTCTTACTATAGAAGTGCACAAGGGATCATTCTTG TGTATGATGTGACTAGGAGAGACACCTTTACGAACTTATCAGAAGTATGGGCTAAAGAAGTGGAACTGTACTCAACGAATCAGGACTGTGTGAAGGTGCTTGTTGGGAACAAAGTTGATAGA GAATCTGAGAGGGCTGTGAGTAGAGAAGAGGGCATTGCTCTTGCAAAAGATATTGGATGCATGTTTCTTGAATGCAGCGCTAAGACCAGAGAAAATGTGGAGCATTGCTTTCAAGAGCTAGCATTAAAG ATAATGGAGATTCCTAGCCTCTTAGAAGAGGGTTCTACTGTAGCAAAGAGGAACATTTTGAAGCAGAAACAAGAAAACCAAGCGCCTCCTAGTTGTTGCTGA
- the LOC101304205 gene encoding tankyrase-2-like, translated as MAVPGRGLAEADDNDEENALFEEEGLEDLDSHAPPHLRAIADATQLGDVDALRLALDNLEGSIDEPVEDGDTALHLACLYGKLSCVQLLLERGANLEAKDEDGAIPLHDACAGGYTEIVQLLMNSANDTECVKRMLEAVDAEGDTPLHHAARGEHADIIRLLLTSGASPTKANLYGKIPSELPELNTEAKGILEAAAGAMQCQ; from the exons ATGGCGGTTCCGGGCAGAGGTCTAGCGGAGGCTGACGACAACGATGAAGAAAACGCTCTCTTTGAAGAAGAGGGTTTGGAGGACCTTGACTCTCACGCGCCTCCTCATCTACGCGCCATCGCAGACGCCACTCAGCTCGGCGACGTCGACGCCCTCCGACTCGCTCTCG ATAACTTGGAAGGCAGTATTGATGAACCGGTGGAAGATGGGGACACAGCTCTGCATCTGGCTTGTCTCTATGGTAAACTTTCTTGTGTCCAG TTGCTTTTGGAGAGAGGGGCAAATTTGGAGGCCAAGGATGAAGATGGAGCTATTCCTCTGCATGATGCTTGTGCTGGGG GATACACTGAGATAGTTCAACTTCTAATGAACAGTGCTAATGACACCGAGTGTGTCAAGAGAATGCTAGAAGCAGTTGACGCTGAAGGTGATACT CCTCTGCACCATGCAGCCAGAGGTGAGCATGCTGATATTATAAGATTGTTGCTGACTTCTGGAGCTTCTCCTACAAAGGCAAACCTGTATGGAAAG ATTCCAAGTGAGTTACCAGAACTGAACACAGAAGCTAAGGGGATTTTAGAGGCTGCTGCTGGTGCTATGCAATGCCAGTAA
- the LOC101294207 gene encoding pentatricopeptide repeat-containing protein At3g57430, chloroplastic-like, which translates to MESLSLSPNTSSLPLVLKACARLGAVERGRSIHSLIRNSGFNTDVRVGTALVDFYCKCGLIEDAVKVFDEMRERDLVVWNALIHGCVGCGCFEEGVELFREMQGEGLKPNSRTVVAVLLACREVSGLGAGKEVHCFGLRNGLLEGDAHVGTALIGFYVGFDVGMARLVFDEMVVRNVVNVVSLNAMITGYVDAGEYLVPLELFVQLLEEGVRFDSVTMLVVIQACGKIGNVELAGQIHQMAVKCGYISDIFVVNALLNMYSECGCFELSRALFETVSNRDVAMWNSMLAAYSEYGLYDEAVSLFSRMRREGCVEDERTVYIMLSLCEELSEGLREGKGLHALARKSGMEINVSLGNTLLSMYAEFNCVESVQKVFAEMKGLDVISWNTLIRALACNGLRDEAWETFGVMRESGTKPNSHTVISALASFEDETCVNTVRAIHGFVMKHGIEVDPSLNTALTDIYMNSGDEAAARTLFEDCPHRDVISWNAIIASYVRNNESNEALLLFNRMISEVKPNSVTIISILSSCTQVASLPLGQCLHAYATRRHFSFDFDLSLANAFISMYARSGSMQYAKRIFKSLPTRNIISWNALITGYSMHGHGYDAILMFQQMLEDGFQPNGSTFVAVLSACRHSGLIEMGLKLFHTMVYDLEITPKLVHYGCVVDLLCRAGRLDEAREFIESMPIEPDASVWRALLNGCRVNSAVKLAGEIFKKLVELEPMNAGNYVLLSNIYAAAGLWLEVRKIRTLLREKGLKKPPGTSWTVIKSQVHSFVASDTSHLDSNRIYACLNSLSALTKEIGYIPDLQWVLLEEEN; encoded by the coding sequence ATGGAGTCTCTGTCCCTCTCTCCCAACACCTCCTCCCTCCCTCTCGTCCTCAAAGCCTGCGCGCGCCTCGGCGCAGTCGAGAGAGGGAGGAGCATCCATTCTCTTATTCGGAACTCGGGTTTCAACACAGATGTAAGAGTTGGGACTGCTCTTGTTGACTTCTACTGCAAATGTGGGCTCATTGAGGATGCAGTTAAGGTGTTTGATGAAATGCGTGAGAGGGATTTGGTTGTGTGGAATGCTTTGATTCATGGGTGTGTTGGGTGTGGGTGTTTTGAGGAGGGGGTGGAGTTGTTTAGGGAGATGCAGGGTGAGGGGTTGAAGCCGAATTCGCGCACCGTGGTGGCGGTGCTTTTGGCTTGTAGGGAGGTTTCGGGGTTGGGGGCAGGGAAGGAGGTGCATTGTTTTGGTTTGAGGAATGGGTTGCTTGAGGGGGATGCTCATGTGGGGACTGCTTTGATTGGGTTTTATGTGGGATTTGATGTTGGAATGGCGCGGCTTGTGTTTGATGAGATGGTTGTGAGGAATGTTGTTAATGTTGTTAGTTTGAATGCGATGATTACAGGGTATGTTGATGCTGGGGAGTACTTGGTGCCATTGGAGCTTTTCGTTCAGTTGCTTGAGGAGGGGGTTAGGTTTGATTCTGTTACTATGTTGGTTGTGATTCAAGCTTGTGGGAAGATTGGTAATGTTGAATTGGCCGGGCAGATTCATCAAATGGCTGTGAAGTGCGGCTACATCAGTGATATTTTTGTAGTAAATGCGTTGCTGAATATGTATAGTGAGTGTGGATGTTTTGAGTTATCGCGTGCATTGTTTGAAACTGTCTCAAACCGTGATGTAGCTATGTGGAATTCCATGCTGGCTGCATACAGTGAATATGGTTTATATGATGAAGCCGTGAGTTTATTTTCTAGAATGAGAAGAGAAGGATGCGTGGAAGATGAGAGAACTGTTTATATAATGTTATCTTTGTGTGAAGAATTATCTGAAGGCTTGAGGGAGGGCAAAGGCTTGCATGCTCTTGCGCGCAAGAGTGGGATGGAAATCAATGTTTCTTTGGGAAATACATTGTTAAGTATGTATGCTGAATTTAACTGTGTCGAGTCTGTTCAGAAGGTTTTTGCTGAGATGAAAGGTTTAGATGTTATCTCATGGAACACTCTGATCAGGGCATTGGCCTGCAATGGCTTGCGAGATGAAGCATGGGAAACATTTGGTGTAATGCGAGAATCTGGAACCAAGCCTAACTCGCACACCGTCATATCTGCCCTTGCCAGTTTTGAAGATGAAACTTGTGTAAATACAGTGCGAGCAATCCATGGTTTTGTAATGAAACATGGTATTGAAGTAGACCCATCTTTGAACACTGCACTAACAGATATATACATGAATAGTGGTGATGAAGCAGCAGCTAGGACTCTGTTTGAGGACTGCCCCCATAGGGATGTGATCTCATGGAATGCTATAATTGCCAGTTACGTCAGAAACAATGAGAGCAACGAAGCTCTGTTACTTTTCAACCGTATGATTTCAGAAGTGAAACCCAACTCTGTCACGATCATAAGTATACTCTCATCATGTACCCAAGTTGCATCTCTGCCTCTAGGTCAATGCTTGCATGCTTATGCAACAAGGAGGCACTTCTCATTTGACTTTGATTTGTCTCTTGCAAATGCTTTTATATCTATGTATGCTAGAAGCGGTAGTATGCAATATGCTAAAAGGATCTTTAAGAGTTTACCGACGAGAAATATTATCTCATGGAATGCGTTGATAACTGGCTACAGCATGCACGGTCATGGATATGATGCTATTCTTATGTTCCAACAAATGTTAGAGGATGGTTTCCAACCAAATGGTTCTACTTTTGTAGCTGTTCTATCTGCTTGCAGGCATTCTGGTCTGATAGAGATGGGATTGAAGCTTTTCCACACTATGGTATATGATCTGGAGATAACACCCAAGCTTGTTCACTATGGTTGTGTCGTTGACCTTCTTTGTCGTGCAGGCCGCTTAGATGAAGCTAGAGAGTTCATTGAGTCAATGCCTATAGAACCAGATGCATCAGTGTGGAGGGCTTTGCTCAATGGTTGTCGAGTTAATTCTGCAGTTAAGTTAGCTGGAGAAATTTTTAAGAAACTGGTGGAATTAGAACCCATGAATGCAGGGAATTATGTCCTGCTATCTAATATATATGCTGCAGCAGGTCTGTGGTTAGAGGTCAGAAAGATAAGAACATTGCTGAGGGAAAAGGGTTTGAAAAAGCCTCCAGGAACAAGTTGGACTGTTATTAAAAGTCAGGTCCACTCTTTTGTTGCCTCAGACACATCACACCTTGATTCAAACAGAATTTATGCTTGTTTAAATTCTCTGTCAGCCTTAACCAAAGAAATTGGTTATATTCCTGATCTACAATGGGTTTTGCTTGAAGAAGAAAATTAA